From the Lactuca sativa cultivar Salinas chromosome 9, Lsat_Salinas_v11, whole genome shotgun sequence genome, the window AACTAAAACTACACCGAAATAACCGTAAAACCACACATAATCAAAACTGTAAATTTTGGTTTTTCCCTATAGATAACTGCAACTTGCAGTTTGTGATTCGGTTTGGCCCAAAAACCGCAATGAACTGCACCGTACTCACCTTACCGCATTGaatacaaaaataaatagtattacgatatgttttataaatcTAGCTGGAAACTTTTTGTTTATGTAGAAATGTTTGataaaattatatgtatattttttaaaaatataaattgacATAAAATATAAGTGTACGTGTCCTTCCTACAAAGTTTTGATAGTAAGTTTTACACTTGGACTTGATATGGGCCTAGTTTTAAATGAGTTCATATCATAGAATATAAAAGTTAAAAGCTAAAAATTTATAGAAGCTGGTTCAAATAATtggattatgattttttttttatttgaagtaAAAGCTTTATGTCCATAGTCCCGAAAAAATCTTTTTCTTTAattcaagatttttattaaaaggTATAAACTAAAATCTACTCTTTGTCAAAGATACACTAATATTCAAAAGATAATTTGGCCAAAACTcataattttttttggttttaaacagaatcaatcatattatattttaccATTAATTAAAGAATTGTTCATTAATCTTAGGGAAGATAGATACCAATACCATTCTAGAAAGCAATCAATCCAACATAATTTGATATTATATATTATCACTTTTCCTATCCATAAAATGTCTTTTCATATACTGTTTTTAAGATGTTAAAGATATCTAATTGTCATGAGTTTGTCGATTCTTCTAATAATTTTAAAAGAGCACCACCATTAGTGGCGAAGGGGACGGGTGATTGAGGAGGACTTTTGGTGGAAAAGAATAAGCAACAACGGTCGTCACCATGCACCCGCCGCACATGCATTTGTCAACATATGTTGCTATCAAATTGCATCTATCAACCATCATTTGCCTTTTCTTTGTTTGTTGTCGAAAAGTTTTGGATTTGTAGCATCACATCAAAATGATAGTTACATGTTTGAGCATTTGATTTATTTGTTGTGGGAGCCATTTAAATCTCTTCTAAAGAAAAGTTTTGTTGTATTCAATTATCTATAGGACGGTGGAATGGATGTTTGGctgaaaaaaatgattttttaaaagCTTAAATATTTATTCTTATTCTAAAAGGATTTGTTCATAAAAAACATTTTccgttttaaactttttttttacaaaataattCGATGTTATTTCATAAATGGAGTGGCCATTTGACAAAGTTGGATTGGGTTTATTCGATAAAATACTCTATACTTTTGTattctgttttttttttgggacctaattttttttcaaaataaacctAACTTTAACATATTCATTGTTATTTCATTAATGGAGTCAGTTACCAATAGGTATCAATATATCTCACTCACTCACATGTGTCTCAAACATTCGATCACCTCAAGTCATTTAGTTGGATAATATGTTTCAACCGCGAAGTTGGTTTAAAAACTCCATAACAACAAACCAATTTCTTCTAATGTGTCATTTTTAGCGTAATTTCACTATGGTTATGATTTCCCCTGTAGAGCATCAATCTTTCTTCACCAAGGTTTCATGTTAGAGTTATAATTCCACATACACACAACGCAAGTTCTTAAAAGGTCAACATGACAATCATCATCTTCATTTCTAGTGAAAGGTATAACTCCTTGATTCTTCATATGTGGCATTAGAAAGGAAACTAATGTTCTGTTTAGGTATAACTCCTTGATTCttcatatttagtccttaatgATTAATACCTATTGACTAATGTCTCGATAGGTTCCTAATGATCTCATGACACCTACGAACTTTTTGTTACTTCATAATTGATTTCGATTCCAATATGTGCAAAGGGTGACCTAAAACCAAAAGTATGAAAATGGTGGAATTCTAAATAACATCAACATTGATGAATCTTAATGTATGAAATGAAGTATGTGAGGTAGTGACAGTAAATGAATAAAGTGATTGAAAGTAatcatagacacacacacacaaatcccACATAATAAAGATACAAAGTTAGGTTATAACATACAGCGTATGAAATTTGACTATAACCTAGCACCTACAAAAGTCACGATTTCATCTCTAGGCAGGAATGGGAATGGGAATACAGAAGGAGGAGCTGAGAGGTGGAGGGGAAACACAGACCAAGTGGGGCCCAGCTGGGTTGCAACTAATATTACCCTCACCAATGTCCGGTAACTCCAGTTGTGGGGGCCGCATGTACCCAGCAACCAATGGCACGCATAGGATTGAAATCTCTATTCGTGAACCTGTATacattaagtttatttttagACAACAAGGTTTCAAAATCAAgatataaaatttattaatttattaaatgttGAGATATTGAAAGAGGATTTGGATTATAAAAGGTTAGTAGTACCTTGCTTTGTGGAGAGAGGTGCATGGCCTCGCTTCCTCCCAGCAATCATCCAGTTTTCAGAATTTGCGTTTATTTCATATACTACCTCATCCTGTTCGCAAATCAAATATATGATTTAAGtgatttttacttttttattgccaaaaaaaaaaaaaagtaaaaattttaGAAACTTACGTATTGTTCGTCCTCGAGATACTTCAACCTTTCAACTCGCCACTTCATAGTAAAAAGCTGGCCGACTCTAAGGCCTTCTGGAGGAAGGGGAAGAAAACCAACTGCCAAACAAGGTTCCAACACTGGTCTTTGTAAAACAAGAGCACTCTTAAAAGTCAACATCTGTGAAGACTCATCCTCAAACATAGGAGTATGCGATCCATGATTTCTATCCCcagatattttatattttatatttaatatcgtATCACTATCAGGATTCATATCTTTCGCTTcatctgtaaaaaaaaaaaaaaaaaaaaagagagattgATTATTTTTTCTAAAGATGAGTGATAAAATGAGAAATAAAATAATGCTTGCCATTTGTGGGTAGGGATATAGTGAACAAGATTCCGGCTCTTGATGTAGAAGGAACTACAAGTGGAAAGAAGGCGGATGTTGGTCTTCCATTACTTTGACTTTCACCAGCAAGGGTAAAACCGTCTTTTAGGTCCAGCCAAGAATCGTGTATGGTTAAGTTAGCCTTCACTTGTGAGTGGAGTATCACCTGGGAATGTGagtaaataattattattattttttttttttgcatttaaccCTAACAAGACTTGAGATCAATATACCTGCAAAAGCAAGGTGCCATCACTGCATTTATCTGCTACACGTGTGCTGACATGGAATGGGTTGGTGAAGTGAACAGCTATAGTCCTACAAATAATGGCAAAAATGTTGATATTTTCACTACATTTGGGACTGAAAATCgaattaaattattaaaaactGAAAACCTATCAAATTTTTGATTGCGTGATACTCCAAATTCAAGTTTCAAAGCTACAGTCCTTAATCCATCCACAACACTCGGTCTTCCGGACGAAACTGCCCCTACAAGAAAGAAATAACTATagattattaaaagagaaacacATTGATAATATTAATAAGATTGaattacatttttagtccctgaGTACagctgatttttgcaattttggtccaaaaaataaAGTCATTTTACTTGGAAAAGGAATcaaaaacctcaaataaggaccaaCATTGTAAGAAAAAGAATCGGGGCCAAAATTGAAAAAATCAGctatactcagggaccaaaaaagtaatttattctaactctaataataataacaaatgaACCTGCAGATGTTCCTCTTGCAAGTCCTTCATTAATGGCACGAACAGGAACCCATAAAACACTCTCTATATTACTTGCCCAGTCAGGTAACTCTATGCTACCATTCTTCAAGGTTAATTTCGTAATTTCCTTAACAGAATCATTATGGTTCTTTTTATCCTCTAATCCGTATTTCTCCATTTCAATGGGAAATGACTCTTCGATCCTCAATCCAGGACCAGTATCAATATGTAAAGCAGCTCCTTTTAGGGAATAATTTATTGGTTTGACAATTATACCCACCCATTGAGGCTCATTCATTAACAATGCAGATGACACGGCTGCAGCAAGATCAACAAGTGCCCTTGGTTTGAATACCTAAAGTTCATAAACAAAACACATTATATCATAAAACTGTAAAATGACCAATCTACCCCTGTAAGTCCATCCAAGTTGAAGAGTAGAATTAGTTTTAGTATTAGTATTATCACCTTAAGAATCGGTCTAGTTGGCTTCTCGTAACTCATAAGATCATCACTTTCAGCAGGACCACCTCTGGAGAATCCATGAGACCTAAAGCGTAAATGACCAATTTGCCCTGTAAGTACGCCCAAGACATAGGAACCTGTTTGCTGAGGGGGTAACGAAAGTGTAATTGTGTTTCTCCCAGGGTTTAGTATTGTAGCACCCGAGCTCCTGATTGTCTAAATattgaaagaaagaaaaaaatcagAATTTACTCTTTACtcaaaattaagaaaaaagaaaatacctTAACACCTTCATCAGCATTACTAGTAGCTGTCAAGGTAAGACTGAGTGAGTCAAGAGTGATGTCATCAGGAAAGCCACTCCATAAAGTTACACTCAGATTCCCTGGATCGCCATCACAGAGCTCTAATGGTGGACCAGAGTTCCCAGAAAAAGTAATTAATGATGACACATCTAGAGGGACAGGATTGTCCATTTCACCATGTGCAAGACGAACAACTTCTGATTGAAAAGATTCACGTTCTTTTTTCAAAAACAGATTTTTATCAAGAGAGAGTAATCTCACACAAGATGATAAGTAACCAGCTTGATCATTAAGTATTTTTTGACACTCAGCTAAATCAGGAAGCACATCAGCTAACAAATCCTCCCACCCTTCACCAGAATAAAGAGCACACACTTTTTCATATGACTTTTTTGCTAAATCGTATTCACCATGTTTGAAGCAAACAGCAGCAATTTCACCATCAAGAACAACCCCGTGTCTTTTCCACCATGAATGATGATAGTTTTCAGCAGCAGACTTTGAAAGTTCTAGATACTTTTTCTGAAAACACAAATCATGAATGAGAAAAGAAACAGTCAAACATCATACAATGCTGAGGTGGACTTGGACATGCACCTCAAAATCTGCTAAAGATGAGAATGATGTCCATAACCCATGATCAGATATTGTCTTTTTGAGAGCATGTTCAGCAGCAACAAAGATTTCTGCAAGTTTCATAGGTCGATCGATTGAGCTTTCAAAGTTTCCTGGTGTAGAATTGGTTCTTGACATGGATGTTGGTTGTAATTTGGGAGATGGAGATAATGAGCTGGAATTATATGATAAGTGGATCAGAGTGccattttttttacatgtataacAAAATAAGGTTTTTGATATTTACCATGTTTGGTCCAAAACTCAAAACTGTTTTTCGATTTTAGTCCTTATGAAAAGGTTTCATATCGATTTTCTCCCTGAAACCTTGAAAGAAGGACCAGAATATATACAGAACCTTGAAATACGGAGAAATTTTGAAAAAAGCTTCGATTTTTGACTAAACACGGTAAAAATCAAaaagcacagggaccatttttgtaactaTAAAAGTACAGTTTTCCATACCCATCCATGAAATTTGAACGCCCATCAAACAATTCAAACATATTTCCAGCAGAAAGAGAAGCTCTTCTCCTATTAGCTTCTCTCAAAAGAAACGAAGGCTCAAGAGGTAGTGGCTTCCTTTGAATACCAAAATGTTTGACCCTTGGAGTAGCTTGAAGAATCATCTATATAATATAATGTCAATTAAGTCAGATATTAACTTTCTTTGTTTattattaaacataatataagatATATATGCATACCTTCTCTTTAGCAAGAACTTCAGATGCTGCATCAGAAGGAACAGAAGGCCAAACTGCTGGTTTAGGCCATGGTAGCATGCTAAGTGAAGCACTGtttacaaaattaaataaataatttttatggCGAATAAATTACAAAGTTGAAAGCAATTTACAGGAAAAAAGTTGAGTGGCTAGGCTACCTGTTGACTGGACTTCTTTCTATAGCAGAACCATAACCAAGTAAATATGCAAGTCTCATGAACTGACAAATTCAAGAATAAACTTTCAATaaattagacaaaaaaaaaagtaggttgatatgTTGTTTTATAAGTTATAACCTCTTTACCTTAGCTCTACATAGAGAATATAGTTCCCCACGTACACGATAATATTCTTTTTCTATCTCGGGTCCCACAAGTCCATTGCTATAATGAGCAGCAGTTGCATTGACTAAACTCAAGCAAGAAGTTATAATCCAAACTTCACGTATACAAAAGGGTAAAATACTCTGGACAATAGAAAGAAATGTAATCAGAAAAAAACCAAGTTGTCAGTTTAGAAAATATGTATTAATACTCACTGAAGTGAATGTCAGACCTCATGAAGAGCCAATGCTTTTGAGAAGCTAATAACAAATGAATACCCTCTTGATGCAACCTCAAATGGACGATTTAGCTTGAACAATAGCTGCAAATGTTTTCCTCTTAGTGAAATCATATACAAGCAATAAACCTGTTACATGtttatacatgcaacaaagcaTAAAGATTACCTTTGCTTGACAAGCAAATAGATATTGTCTAAATTCAAATTCTCTAAAGGAATCATCTTGAACTATTTGTGTCAATGGTTTTTTTCCAGGGTTTAATAATGCAGCTTGATCATCTCCATGCTCCATTCCTCCAAAGTCCCTTTGCTTTCCTGCTATGTTAACTAATCACATTTCACAAATAAAGTTACTAAATCCACATTTGTTAAAAAAAGTTCAATAtacaaccaaaaaaaaaaaaaaaaaaaaaaaaaaacctgttTCCAGGTAGCAAAGCTCTAGTTCATCATATTCACGTAATGAATCTTCATGTAGATGAGCCATCTCAAACATGAATGCCAAACTTTCCTGtatttgaaaataataatttaaagggAATCCAAGATCAATAAATTTTCAACAGATATAAAAATCTTGGGTACCTTTAAGATGAAGAAGTTACAGAAGCTCCAAACTGGTTTGAATCTTTGTTCACTGAGTTTACGGATTTCTTCTTCATAGAATTGTATACGTTTATCAAGAGTGTTTCGAATGCACTCAGTGATTTTAGATTCCAAATCTTCCCAGAAGGTTGTTTCAGGTCCATGCATATCCAATTTACAGCACCTGTTacaattacaaatttacaatgacaGTTTATCTTTTAATCTTTCCCTTTTTTTTTGTATTGAAATCAAGATACATTTATTAAGATATAGCAAGTTTACCTTTCCCTCTTCTTTGAGCTAAAATCAACTTCAAGTTTGGCATAAACTTTTTTAGCCATTTTGCTTGCTTGATCATTGTGGGGTGGAGCTCTAGACACAAAGACAATAAACCACTCTCGCTCATCATTTTGCACGATTAATTTCAAACGAGGTTTTAGGATTGTCTTGAACTCATCCAGATCCTGTTGATGAGGTGATAACAATTTCATTTGTGTTGTTGAATTTAACAGATTAATAGAAATATTTAACCAAAGTGAAAGATGAAGTATCAGTTACCTCACAAGTCACAAGGACCACGGTTGCATATGGTTCTCTGAATGAAAATAAGAATTGTTCTTGAGGGAATCTACTGCGGAGCCTTGAATCTGTTGTTAGTATGTATTCAGCTGGCAGATTATCCACTAATAAGGGATTACGGGTTTTGTTATTCAATGTAGCTCTTCTTATTGGAAGTCGATCCTCAAATCCCTTCTTGACTAAGGGCCACAAATCACTCACATCTTCAACTGTGATCAATTAAATAAGAGATTTTGAGATTTCAACATTCAGATATAACTCATAAGCTATGACGATATGGAAAATTTATAGCCAAAAACTGAAATATATGCATGAATATTCAGTTCGAAAGAACTAGGTCTGAATTTAGAAGAGAAATGTTCGCTTAAATTATGCGATTGAGGAAACTCCAAGTACTAATGGAGGTAGTACATTTACATTTCCGCAATGTAAACAAAAACCATCAACAAAATAGTAATAATTTGATCTACATGATTTATATTTCTATCAGTTGAATACAAACGCATGTTTCAAATGTAAATTAGGGCTACGAATAATAAAGGAAGGACGGATTAATCAACTATACCAGCAATGACGACGCGTTCACAAGAATTCTTGATCGACAGAAACTGAGCTAGGAAATTCGCCATGTAGGTGATCGATCTGCCGCAATCATACGGAAATCAGTGGATCCAAAGGGCGTATGTCAACTGGGGTGGTTGAAATTGGTCGTAAACAGTCAAATTAAAACCCCTTCAGTGTGATTTTAGAGTATAGCGATTTGATCGGCTCTTTTTCCGTCATTGTCGGGATTCATCTGATCTCATGCTTGTTTATTGCACCTCTGGTGACCTCCGTGTGATCTAAAGCTGATTGGGTGTGTAGTTTGTAATCAACTTCAGTTTTGGCtgtaaatattaaaattttgtaCCAATAGTTACTATTTATGTATCCATGatgtttattttaggaatgtttGGAAAGAATGAATATTTAAAATGTCTGAATTTTTTAGAGTGTATGAATTTTTAACATCTGAATTTTTAAATGTTGTTTGGTTAGAACCTCTAAATTATTGTGTTGAATTATGAAAATGACCAGTTTaccattttatattattttttctgaataataataataaaaaaagttaaacaccatacaaaatccaaattaatataaatcaaaatttatctTCATTAATCTGTAATGATCTTTGAGAGATCAATTTACAAAAATAACAATCATTTTTTGTATGTCTCTAAGGGTTTCAAAGTTAAAAtcttcctattctaataaaatgatagttttattctccttttgacatgtgtcattttattaaacttcttaattaatgcatgttttattcttcttttgccatgtgtcaccatattaggtCTACTAATTAATACTTGCAACATGTCAACCtattgattattattttaaattttaaattttccactctatctacattaaattaatagcattaaaataaaattaatacaaattataaagtgataatctcacatatttatttaaaatcaataattatagttttatataactaaaaaaatctcctaattaataatttatttaaaataattgattaataacttTGAATTTTCACTAAAAAAacttaattttgtaaccgtggttcacACGAATTATAAACTAGTACAACATATTTGACATTGAAGGTCAAATTTTTTCCCACTGAGTTATGAGCTTTGATCTTTTAAGATAGGGTATACTTTAATTTCAGCTTTGAGTCTTCAATATATATGTATCCAACTAGTGAACCAAAAACTTTCTACTTCGTGCACACTTAAGAAACAACCATACAATTTATTACTCTTTTATCAACAAAAAATTAACCAAAACTTTTAAGCACAATTCAATATAAATCATACATTTAAGCAAGAAATTACCCATTAGCAACAGGTACACGATTTAATAATCAAAGCTCCTAACGAAAATTTCAGAATCCAAGTTCATAATTGTTTCAAGTATCAAGATTTCAGCATCAGGTTATCAAACAGATTTCAAGAATCGCCCACATTAAACATTTTAAGAGACTGAAATTGATGCTCTTAATAACAGCTTTATCATAATTTATACATACATCAACACTTAAAACCCAATCCAAATCTGTTAGAAGCAAAACATTCAAGAAAAAACAAATTCAAACATTTATAATTAGATTTCTGATTTCACCATTTCAATAGTTTGAAACCACATATGAAttcaggaaaaaaaaaacataagaaaATCACGAATTCAACATCAGATTGCAAACCACACatgaattaaaaaataaaggaaaagaaaaaaaaaacaaattttctaTAAAAACAGGAAAAAAATCGAGTTTCAGGGGGAACACAACAGATGGAGCGGAGGTGTTTGTGTGCATTGATGAGAAGAGAGAATCGGAGGAGGCGTGAGTTTGAGGAGAAAAAAAAACCGATTCATTGACCAATTcattcataaaaacagaaaaaaaaaatcgagTTTCGGGGGGAAAGAAGGAAGAAGAACGAACCTGGATTGTCGAAGTTGAAGGACGCGTTGTTGTAGGCGTCGGAGGAGAAGGCGGCGGCGTCGGAGGCGTCGTCACAGGCGGTTGATTATTGGAGTTCGGTGAGGGAGAAGAAGCGGGTGAGAAGGAGGAGAAGGGGGCGAGAAAGAGAGTACGCGTTTTGGGGTTAAGGGCATAGTGTCACGAGTCGGTGTTCTAGAATCTTCCAGATCGATCAAGAAGATGGTAGAACAAGTAATAATCTACCATAAGTCCCTAGAACGATCTAGAATTCTCTAGGATGCAAAAGTATAGAATAGAATTGTGTAGAACTTTGTATAGATAAGGATCTTGTAAGAACAATCTAGAATACTCGGGAATGTACGAAATCTAGAGACTTCCCTTTGAGGAGGTGTAGGATGCCTATAAATAGGAGGAGGACTCATTTGTCCAAGGCATCCAAGAAGTTCTCTTGTAAGAAGTAAAGTTGTATAAAGAAGCTCTTTTCTTAGAAGTGTTTCTTGTcgtttctcttgcttcctttaatCGTTAATACATCTAAGCGATCGAAGTTAGCCTGACTTAGTCGGAGAAAATACTAAGTGGCGCACGGTGATTGAAGCATCCCGTGAcacgtggtatcagagccaggttgttcGTACAAGCAAGAGATCATGACTACGGAAGCAGGAAGTAGTGAAGTCGCAAACGTGCCCCCTGTCGTCGAGGGGAAAGGAAGAAAATCCAGGAAGAGGGACCAATCGATAGATGCCTTGGCAAGCTTAGAGAACAAGCTTACAAGGACGAAGATTAACGTCGGTGAGATCCTTGAATGGAAGGATACCGTCGATCAGTTCGTTGCCGAGATAAGTGACACGAGCGATGGATTGAAGGAGACCATCGGTGTCATCAAGGAAGAAGTCCTTGGACTTATTAACACCCTGCAGAATGAGTTCCGTGAGAAGGTAGCTACTCTAGAAGCCGAAGTAAAGTTGTGCAAAGCCGCAATTGCTGGAGGAGCAAGTACAAAGATGACGCCACATGTCGATGCACCTAAACCCCTGAAGTACAAAGGTAAGCGTGACCCTAAACTTCTTGAAGAATTTTTCTGGTCCGTAGAATGTTATTTCAATGCAATCGGGGTAAAGGACGATAAGCCCAAAATAGACACGGCTGTCCTATACCTATGTGAGAATGCTGCCCTATGGTGGAGGCGGAAGCATAACAACATAGAAAAAGGGCTATACACCATAGATACCTGGGATGAGTTCAAAAGGCAACTCAAGAAGCAGTTTTGTCCCCACAACGCAGAAGATGTAGCAATGAAGAAGCTTCGGGGACTGAAACACATTGGGTCGATTAAAGATTATGTGGCAGAATTTACTGCTTTAATGCTGGAGTTGCCTGAATTACAAGAAAAAGACAAGTTATTTTATTTCCAAGATGGACTACAATCTTGGGCCTATAACGAGCTCAAGCGAAGGAATATCCAAGATGTTGATGAAGTGATTGTTGTAGCGGAAGACCTTATGGACTTCCGAAGAGATGCACTGATTAGAAGGACTAGTGGGGGAGATAAAGCTGTGCCAAATCCATCACCAAGGGACGATAGACCCGCTGTCAAACCCTCAGCTTTCAAGGGAAAGGCGATCGAAGGAGGGACTCGTAAGGAGGTGAAGTGTTATTTATGTGACGGTCCCCATCTAATAAGAGATTGTCCCAAGAAGAAAAGTTTCAACGCCATGGTCTTTGAAGATGAACATGAAGAAAGGGACGAACAACAACTAAGCTCGATGCGTCTCCTCAACTCGGTGGCTAAGGAAGAGACAAAACCAAAGAAGGGAGGAGGTCTCATGTTCGTGAAGACTAAAATAAATGGAGAGGCAACTAAATCCCTAGTCGATACAGGTGCGTCTCATAACTTTCTTGCTGAAAATGAAGCCAAGAAAAGGAATATTCAATACACCAAGGAGATAGGCTGGCTGAAAGCAGTAAATTCCCCATCCGAACCCATCCTTGGTGTCGCCCACAATGTGCCCATCGAGATAGGAGGATGGACAGGAATCATAGACTTAACGGTAGTCCCTATGGATGATTACTGCATGGTGCTTGGGATGGAATTCCTAGACGAAGCCCGACCTTTTTCATTTGAAGATCAAACCATGCGCCTCACCAAGGGATCCTCGATTCACATCGTTCCCTTAGAAAGAAGCAAGGCAAATTCCCGTATCATTTCAGCCATGCAACTTAGCAAAGGCCTTCGGAAGGGCGAGGTGACATTCCTAGCCACATTAAAAGAAGAATTCGATTTTCCAGAAATGGAGGTACCGAACAAAATCAAGAAAGTACTTGAGGAATTTAAAGAGGTAAT encodes:
- the LOC111895486 gene encoding trafficking protein particle complex II-specific subunit 130 homolog, with amino-acid sequence MANFLAQFLSIKNSCERVVIAVEDVSDLWPLVKKGFEDRLPIRRATLNNKTRNPLLVDNLPAEYILTTDSRLRSRFPQEQFLFSFREPYATVVLVTCEDLDEFKTILKPRLKLIVQNDEREWFIVFVSRAPPHNDQASKMAKKVYAKLEVDFSSKKRERCCKLDMHGPETTFWEDLESKITECIRNTLDKRIQFYEEEIRKLSEQRFKPVWSFCNFFILKESLAFMFEMAHLHEDSLREYDELELCYLETVNIAGKQRDFGGMEHGDDQAALLNPGKKPLTQIVQDDSFREFEFRQYLFACQAKLLFKLNRPFEVASRGYSFVISFSKALALHESILPFCIREVWIITSCLSLVNATAAHYSNGLVGPEIEKEYYRVRGELYSLCRAKFMRLAYLLGYGSAIERSPVNSASLSMLPWPKPAVWPSVPSDAASEVLAKEKMILQATPRVKHFGIQRKPLPLEPSFLLREANRRRASLSAGNMFELFDGRSNFMDGSLSPSPKLQPTSMSRTNSTPGNFESSIDRPMKLAEIFVAAEHALKKTISDHGLWTSFSSLADFEKKYLELSKSAAENYHHSWWKRHGVVLDGEIAAVCFKHGEYDLAKKSYEKVCALYSGEGWEDLLADVLPDLAECQKILNDQAGYLSSCVRLLSLDKNLFLKKERESFQSEVVRLAHGEMDNPVPLDVSSLITFSGNSGPPLELCDGDPGNLSVTLWSGFPDDITLDSLSLTLTATSNADEGVKTIRSSGATILNPGRNTITLSLPPQQTGSYVLGVLTGQIGHLRFRSHGFSRGGPAESDDLMSYEKPTRPILKVFKPRALVDLAAAVSSALLMNEPQWVGIIVKPINYSLKGAALHIDTGPGLRIEESFPIEMEKYGLEDKKNHNDSVKEITKLTLKNGSIELPDWASNIESVLWVPVRAINEGLARGTSAGAVSSGRPSVVDGLRTVALKLEFGVSRNQKFDRTIAVHFTNPFHVSTRVADKCSDGTLLLQVILHSQVKANLTIHDSWLDLKDGFTLAGESQSNGRPTSAFFPLVVPSTSRAGILFTISLPTNDEAKDMNPDSDTILNIKYKISGDRNHGSHTPMFEDESSQMLTFKSALVLQRPVLEPCLAVGFLPLPPEGLRVGQLFTMKWRVERLKYLEDEQYDEVVYEINANSENWMIAGRKRGHAPLSTKQGSRIEISILCVPLVAGYMRPPQLELPDIGEGNISCNPAGPHLVCVSPPPLSSSFCIPIPIPA